One Panicum virgatum strain AP13 chromosome 9K, P.virgatum_v5, whole genome shotgun sequence genomic region harbors:
- the LOC120647393 gene encoding ankyrin repeat domain-containing protein, chloroplastic-like, which yields MTPAAISHHHHRLLLPFPSPIQTLNPFATSSPRPRHQLPKSIVISLSPRPAFSSAFAVAAVDDDEDVVIGDCLVFDDEAFEEPDLDLPSSPPPPSASRCGRRAEASYGSSLVPERWRDAAEEINLTKKEKRRISHGLRFGSRLERRAPPAVAAPDEFRAYRKGTLQGESEHVANVYWGPLERTLPPAEKVEEPPPPEPGTRVAPKNPRMGMDVGSLEDISEFFSSREYVQGEMEDSKGPKNRQKLFSNEEKVLLNKRVPDLEAAASSKWLPLHTLAASGDFYLLESLLKHNVDINALDKDGLPAIHKAILSKKAAIINYLLRNSANPFIQDKDGAALMHYGVQTACSQTIKTLLLYNVDINHPDDYGWTPLHLPVQTQRTDIVKLLLIKGADRTLKTKDGLTPLELCLRLGHHVRTYELIKLLKSFRGQKQHASVYLEGV from the exons ATGACGCCGGCCGCCAtatcccaccaccaccaccgcctcctcctccccttcccgtCCCCGATCCAAACCCTAAACCCTTTCGCCACCTCCTCGCCTCGCCCCCGCCATCAACTCCCAAAATCCATCGTCATATCCCTATCGCCCCGACCAGCCTTCTCCTCTGCCTTCGCGGTCGCtgccgtcgacgacgacgaggatgtCGTCATCGGGGACTGCCTCGTGTTTGACGACGAGGCCTTCGAGGAACCGGACCTCGACCTCCCCTCgtccccgccgcctccgagcgCCTCCCGATGCGGCCGGAGGGCGGAGGCCAGCTACGGTTCGAGCCTGGTGCCGGAGAGGTGGAGGGATGCCGCGGAGGAGATCAACCTGACGAAGAAGGAGAAGCGCCGCATATCTCATGGGCTGCGATTCGGGAGTCGCCTCGAGCGGCGGGCGCCCCCGGCCGTTGCCGCCCCTGACGAATTCCGCGCGTACCGCAAGGGGACGCTGCAAGGGGAGAGTGAGCACGTTGCAAATGTATACTGGGGGCCACTGGAGAGGACTCTTCCGCCGGCAGAGAAGGTGGAggagcctccgccgccggagccggggaCGCGTGTGGCCCCGAAGAACCCGAGGATGGGGATGGATGTTGGCAGCCTTGAGGACATTTCCGAGTTTTTTAGCAGTCGGGAGTATGTTCAGGGCGAGATGGAAGACAGCAAAGGCCCCAAAA ACCGTCAGAAGCTATTCTCGAATGAGGAGAAGGTTCTTCTGAACAAGCGAGTGCCTGATCTGGAAGCCGCTGCTTCT AGTAAATGGCTTCCACTTCACACCCTTGCTGCATCTGGGGATTTCTATCTGTTGGAAAGTCTTTTAAAACATAATGTGGACATAAATGCGCTTGATAAG GATGGTTTGCCAGCAATTCACAAAGCAATTCTTTCAAAGAAGGCTGCTATTATCAACTATCTTTTAAGGAACTCAGCAAATCCATTCATCCAAGATAAA GATGGTGCAGCCCTAATGCATTATGGTGTCCAAACTGCATGCAGTCAGACCATAAAGACTCTTTTGCTGTACAATGTTGACATCAACCATCCAGACGAT TATGGATGGACACCTTTGCATCTTCCTGTACAAACACAGAGGACTGACATTGTGAAGCTACTGCTAATAAAGGGGGCCGATAGAACTCTGAAAACCAAA GATGGATTGACCCCTTTGGAGTTGTGCCTCCGTCTAGGCCACCATGTGCGGACATATGAGCTTATCAAACTACTTAAAAGCTTCCGAGGACAAAAACAGCATGCTTCGGTTTACCTGGAGGGTGTGTGA
- the LOC120647394 gene encoding transcription factor BHLH3-like has protein sequence MELDEETFLDELMSLRREAAPWQGYPGGVMMSDLLFYGADARSGGGMDLPPFQELVPMPPAAPPHEEFNFDCLSEVCNPYRSSGVAAPGEAAPGQTLVAPLHDAMVDEEPSGDKGQCYGGGGGSPTFVFGGGAGESSEMAPIRGVGGPHHKTKLHGAPSKNLMAERRRRKRLNDRLSMLRSIVPKISKMDRTSILGDTIDYVKELTERIKALEEEIGASPEDLNLLNTLKDYSSNSNNEMMVRNSTKFDVEKRDNGSTKIEICCPTNPGVLLSTVNALEVLGLEIEQCVVSCFSDFGMQASCLQEDGKRQVISSGEIKQALFRSAGYGGICL, from the exons ATGGAGCTCGACGAGGAGACGTTCTTGGACGAGCTCATGTCgctgcggcgggaggcggcgccgtGGCAGGGCTACCCTGGCGGCGTGATGATGAGCGACCTCCTCTTCTACGGCGCCGACgcgagaagcggcggcggcatggaccTGCCGCCGTTCCAGGAGCTGGTGCCCATGCCGCCCGCGGCGCCCCCGCACGAGGAGTTCAACTTCGACTGCCTGAGCGAGGTGTGCAACCCTTACAGGAGCTCCGGCGTCGCCGCCCCGGGGGAGGCAGCGCCCGGCCAGACGCTCGTCGCTCCCCTCCACGACGCCATGGTGGACGAGGAGCCGAGCGGTGATAAGGGGCAGTGCTACGGAGGCGGGGGCGGCTCCCCGACGTTCGTGTtcggaggaggcgccggcgagAGCTCGGAGATGGCGCCCATCAGGGGTGTCGGCGGCCCCCACCACAAGACCAAGCTCCACGGCGCGCCGTCAAAGAATCTCATGGCTGAGAGGCGCCGGAGGAAGCGGCTCAACGACCGACTCTCCATGCTCCGCTCCATTGTTCCAAAGATCAGCAAG ATGGACAGGACATCCATTCTTGGGGACACCATTGACTATGTGAAGGAGCTGACAGAGCGGATCAAAGCccttgaggaggagatcggcGCCTCGCCGGAGGACCTGAACCTTCTGAATACCTTGAAAGATTATTCGTCCAACAGTAACAATGAGATGATGGTGAGGAACTCCACCAAG TTCGACGTCGAGAAGCGGGACAACGGGAGCACGAAGATCGAAATCTGCTGCCCCACAAACCCCGGGGTGCTGCTGTCCACGGTGAACGCGCTGGAGGTGCTGGGGCTGGAGATCGAGCAGTGCGTGGTGAGCTGCTTCAGCGACTTTGGCATGCAGGCCTCTTGCttacaa GAGGACGGGAAGAGGCAAGTGATAAGCTCCGGCGAGATAAAGCAGGCATTGTTTAGGAGTGCCGGGTATGGAGGGATATGTCTCTAA
- the LOC120647396 gene encoding ankyrin repeat domain-containing protein, chloroplastic-like, translated as MTPAAISHHHHRLLLPFPSPIQTLNPFATSSPRPRHQLPKSIVISLSPRPAFSSAFAVAAVDDDEDVVIGDCLVFDDEAFEEPDLDLPSSPPPPSASRCGRRAEASYGSSLVPERWRDAAEEINLTKKEKRRISHGLRFGSRLERRAPPAVAAPDEFRAYRKGTLQGESEHVANVYWGPLERTLPPAEKVEEPPPPEPGTRGAPKNPRMGMDVGSLEDISEFFSSREYVQGEMEDSKGPKNRQKLFSNEEKVLLNKRVPDLEAAASSKWLPLHTLAASGDFYLLESLLKHNVDINALDKDGLPAIHKAILSKKAAIINYLLRNSANPFIQDKDGATLMHYAVQTACSQTIKTLLLYNVDINHPDDYGWTPLHLAVQTQRTDIVKLLLIKGADRTLKTKDGLTPLELCLRLGHHVRTYELIKLLKSFRGQKQHASVYLEGV; from the exons ATGACGCCGGCCGCCAtatcccaccaccaccaccgcctcctcctccccttcccgtCCCCGATCCAAACCCTAAACCCTTTCGCCACCTCCTCGCCTCGCCCCCGCCATCAACTCCCAAAATCCATCGTCATATCCCTATCGCCCCGACCAGCCTTCTCCTCTGCCTTCGCGGTCGCtgccgtcgacgacgacgaggatgtCGTCATCGGGGACTGCCTCGTGTTTGACGACGAGGCCTTCGAGGAACCGGACCTCGACCTCCCCTCgtccccgccgcctccgagcgCCTCCCGATGCGGCCGGAGGGCGGAGGCCAGCTACGGTTCGAGCCTGGTGCCGGAGAGGTGGAGGGATGCCGCGGAGGAGATCAACCTGACGAAGAAGGAGAAGCGCCGCATATCTCATGGGCTGCGATTCGGGAGTCGCCTCGAGCGGCGGGCGCCCCCGGCCGTTGCCGCCCCTGACGAATTCCGCGCGTACCGCAAGGGGACGCTGCAAGGGGAGAGTGAGCACGTTGCAAATGTATACTGGGGGCCACTGGAGAGGACTCTTCCGCCGGCAGAGAAGGTGGAggagcctccgccgccggagccggggaCGCGTGGGGCCCCGAAGAACCCGAGGATGGGGATGGATGTTGGCAGCCTTGAGGACATTTCCGAGTTTTTTAGCAGTCGGGAGTATGTTCAGGGCGAGATGGAAGACAGCAAAGGCCCCAAAA ACCGTCAGAAGCTATTCTCGAATGAGGAGAAGGTTCTTCTGAACAAGCGAGTGCCTGATCTGGAAGCCGCTGCTTCT AGTAAATGGCTTCCACTTCACACCCTTGCTGCATCTGGGGATTTCTATCTGTTGGAAAGTCTTTTAAAACATAATGTGGACATAAATGCGCTTGATAAG GATGGTTTGCCAGCAATTCACAAAGCAATTCTTTCAAAGAAGGCTGCTATTATCAACTATCTTTTAAGGAACTCAGCAAATCCATTCATCCAAGATAAA GATGGTGCAACCCTAATGCATTATGCTGTCCAAACTGCATGCAGTCAGACCATAAAGACTCTTTTGCTGTACAATGTTGACATCAACCATCCAGACGAT TATGGATGGACACCTTTGCATCTTGCTGTACAAACACAGAGGACTGACATTGTGAAGCTACTGCTAATAAAGGGGGCCGATAGAACTCTGAAAACCAAA GATGGATTGACCCCTTTGGAGTTGTGCCTCCGTCTAGGCCACCATGTGCGGACATATGAGCTTATCAAACTACTTAAAAGCTTCCGAGGACAAAAACAGCATGCTTCGGTTTACCTGGAGGGTGTGTGA
- the LOC120647398 gene encoding F-box/LRR-repeat protein 10-like — protein MSPPDPIPTPPAMDAALPPAVVATILSRLDVRSLLLAAAACRGLRTCASHALAFLPSFHLIEVALTHDLLRPLLPPNPSLRSLRLDCARLEDDAIGCLARSSLHELLLLNCENISGGLLCQLGATCRDLRVLSLNSLGARRGLVVNFSDLQELLNGCSQLESLRLALDFSTFDDPNFGRVWASASERLSSLEIGYIPMTMLLDLLAAVVEVQQCMDYVKAPVFFPSLQKLCLTVDFITDHLIGSISVALPSLTHLDLQDAPIVEPTSSSDLTNAGLQQINPHGRLKHISLMRSQEFLVTSFRRVNDLGILLMADKCSNLESVCLGGFSRVTDTGFRAIIHSCSGLHKLRVSHGSHLTDLVFHDIIATSLCLTHVSLRWCKLLTDVGIERLSFNKDLNVLDLRDCRSLGDEAVRALSCLPKLQTLSLDGTDISDEALKYLGLGTCPLTSLSLRGCRKLTNDCIPLLFAGSVKQSLQVLDISRIPSVTDDGIMLLARSRTPLIELRMRENPKIGDAAVMALASMQVDGGTYGSSLHLLDLYDCGGITPLATRWFKKPYFPRLRWLGITGSLNRVMVDALARSRPFLHMACRGEELGTMLWDTYSDWYRHNDDDLDELEQWLLEGEPVSDDDTIMEE, from the exons atgtCCCCGCCAGATCCGAtcccgacgccgccggcgatggACGCCGCGCTGCcccccgccgtcgtcgccaccATCCTCTCCCGCCTCGACGtccgctccctcctcctcgccgccgccgcctgccgcggcCTCCGCACCTGCGCCTCCCACGCGCTCGCCTTCCTCCCCTCCTTCCACCTCATC GAGGTTGCCCTGACGCACGACCTGCTGcgaccgctgctgccgccgaaCCCGAGCCTGCGGAGCCTGCGCCTGGACTGCGCCCGTCTCGAGGACGACGCCATCGGCTGCCTCGCGCGCTCCAGCCTGCACGAGCTGCTCCTGCTCAACTGCGAGAACATAAGCGGCGGCCTGCTCTGCCAGCTCGGCGCCACCTGCAGAGATCTCAG AGTGCTTTCTCTCAACTCTCTTGGTGCGCGTAGGGGGCTGGTTGTAAATTTCTCTGATCTACAGGAATTGCTCAATGGATGTTCTCAGTTGGAG TCACTGAGATTGGCACTGGATTTCTCAACTTTTGATGACCCCAACTTCGGTCGTGTGTGGGCATCTGCCTCCGAAAGGCTATCATCTCTTGAGATTGGGTATATTCCAATGACGATGTTACTTGACCTTCTGGCAGCAGTTGTGGAAGTACAACAATGCATGGACTATGTTAAGGCACCGGTTTTCTTTCCTAGCCTTCAAAAGTTATGCCTCACAGTGGATTTCATAACTGACCATTTGATTGGCTCCATATCAGTCGCCCTTCCATCATTGACGCATCTGGACCTGCAGGATGCACCAATTGTGGAGCCTACATCGTCATCAGATCTCACAAATGCTGGCCTTCAGCAAATCAATCCACATGGAAGACTGAAACATATTTCTCTCATGCGGAGTCAGGAGTTTTTAGTAACATCCTTCCGGCGAGTGAACGATCTCGGAATCCTGCTAATGGCTGACAAGTGCTCAAATCTTGAGAGTGTATGTCTTGGTGGTTTCTCCCGTGTCACAGACACTGGTTTCAGGGCAATCATTCACTCTTGTTCTGGCCTTCATAAGCTTAGGGTGTCTCACGGAAGCCATCTAACTGATCTTGTTTTCCATGACATTATAGCCACATCTCTTTGcctgacacatgtgagtctgaGATGGTGCAAACTCCTAACTGATGTTGGAATTGAGAGGTTATCGTTCAACAAGGATCTCAATGTATTGGATCTTAGAGACTGCCGCAGTTTGGGTGATGAAGCTGTAAGAGCTCTCAGCTGCCTCCCCAAGTTGCAGACATTGTCGTTGGATGGTACTGATATTAGTGATGAAGCATTGAAATATCTGGGACTTGGAACATGTCCTCTAACTTCCTTGTCTTTGAGGGGTTGCCGGAAGCTAACAAATGATTGTATTCCCTTGTTATTTGCTGGCTCTGTTAAACAGAGCTTACAGGTGTTGGATATCTCAAGAATCCCAAGTGTCACAGATGATGGTATCATGTTGTTAGCAAGGAGCCGAACTCCTCTGATTGAGCTCCGAATGCGAGAAAATCCGAAAATTGGGGATGCTGCTGTGATGGCTCTTGCATCCATGCAAGTTGATGGTGGAACTTATGGCAGCAGCTTGCATCTGTTGGATCTATATGACTGCGGTGGGATTACGCCACTTGCAACCAGATGGTTTAAGAAGCCATACTTCCCAAGATTGCGGTGGCTGGGAATAACAGGTAGCCTGAATAGGGTTATGGTGGATGCCCTGGCTAGAAGCCGGCCTTTCTTACACATGGCGTGTCGTGGTGAAGAATTAGGGACTATGCTCTGGGACACCTATTCTGACTGGTATCGGCACAATGATGACGATCTGGATGAACTTGAGCAGTGGCTTTTGGAGGGCGAACCTGTATCAGATGATGACACCATCATGGAAGAATGA